GATATAAATAATGATTTCCTGATTTACCAAGTGCAACAATCTTGTCATTTTTACGGTCATGAGCCAAACTGTAAAATGTATTTGTATATAAGCCATCTCCACCAAATGATTTAGTTCCATTTCCAAAATACCAGTTTATTCTATCCTGATATGCCACAAACAACCCATTATCTGAAACATGAAAGGTTTTGATTTCATATTCACTTTGCAGTACTTGCTCTACCTGCATTGTGCTTTTATTCAGTTTATAAATATCATTATCAATCAAATAGAATATCGAATCCATTATTTTCTTATATCTCCAGTTTGAATTACTGAATTCGAGTAATATTTTTTCTTCTTTTGTATTCAAATTGAATGAATATATATTGTTTTGTGTATATCCGACAAAATATTCATCAATCAGTTCAATTGAATTATGCCTTATTCGGGCAAGTGTCATATTTTCATCAAATTCAGTATTCAATCCGGCAGGAGGAGTAAATTTAAAAAGCCCCTGAAATGACATAAACCAAATCTCATTATTAACAACAACAACAAAATCCCTTACCATATCATAATTTCCACTTATTGGAAAATTTTGGAAAGATGGATGAATCAGATACTCAGGGCTATTTTCAACAAATTTGAATAAATACGCATTCCCTGACCAGTTAAGCCACATATACCCATAAACTGTCCCATTGAATATTTTTAATTCAGATATGGGTGAATCATTGGTTTCCCCTATACTTGTATAAAATATCTCATCTTTTGTATGAACCTGAATTCTTGGTTCAAAATCAAACAACATATAAAGTTTATCATTATAAATAAGATAAGACTTCAAACCTGAGGATATTTCCCTTGCATAGTCTCCATCGTAAATATATAATTTATTCCATTTGTCATTAAAATACAAATTTCCTTCGAATTCGAATATTACTGTAGAATTGCTGAAATTTCCATTATTAGAACCGGGTATTTTATCAGACTTTCCTGTTTCTTTATCTAAAATATATGTTCCGGTGCTGTTTGATATTATTAATCCGTATTTAGGAGAATCAAATATACCGGTAAAGTCTGTAAGTTCGTTGAAATACCTTGTTACATTCAGAGTATCACAAAATACGTTCACCGGAATCAGGAATAATGGTAATATCAAAATCCATATAATCTTGAAAAAATTTCTAAAATCAAAATTTCCCGTATACATGACAGCCCTCCATTATTATAAAAATTAACACCACTTTGCAAATGTACTTAACCTGTTGTTACAAAAGGCTAAAAATATTTTTTAAATAAATATTATATTTTACAAATATAATACTTTTATTTTGAAACAGAAATTAATATTTAAATATCATAACAAAGTTCACTTGAAATTATAATGATAATATTGGTTTATTGACTATCATTAAACAGCCCAACAACAACATACTCAAATTACACTTTGCAAAGAAAAAAAACGTCTAATTTTAATTGATGTAGGAAAATTAAAATAATAATGAATGTTTGAATTCGAAAATATTGAATATCTTTACGGGCTAACCGGAGTACCGGTTTTGTTTATCGTATATTATCTTTTCAGGCGATGGAGGCGTAAAAGACTTTCTTCGATAGGCAATATGGAGCTCGTCAAATCATTAATTCCTGATTTTACAGGATTTAAACCTTTATTGAAATTTTTATTTTTGATTGTTGCTTTTACAGGAGTAATTCTCGCATTGGCAGGACCACGCATTGGTACAAAGCTTGAAGAAGTCAAGAGAATGGGAGTTGAAATTATTATTGCTGTTGATGTTTCAAACAGTATGCTCTCCGAAGATATAAAACCCAATCGTATGGAACGCTCAAAACAAGCAATCATGCGACTTATTGACAAACTCGAAGATGACAGGCTTGGTATAATCATATTTGCCGGAAAATCATATCTTCAGCTCCCGCTAACCACTGATTATTCAGCCGCTAAGCTTATAACATCAACTCTCAGCCCTGATCTTGTTAGTCTTCAGGGCACTGCAATAGGTTCTGCTATAGAACTTGCCATTGAAACATTCACTGATGATGACACAAAAAGTAAAGCACTGATTATTATTACAGATGGCGAAAATCATGAAGATGATGCCATATCAGCAGCAAACAAAGCTATAGACAAGGGAATTGTAATTCATACAATTGGTATGGGAAGTAGTTCCGGCGGTCCAATACCTGTTTACGAAGGTGGAAGAATGTCAGGATACAGAAAAGATCGTCAGGGAAATACTATTATGTCTAAGCTCGACCCGGAAATCCTACAGCAAATTGCGGTTGCAAGCGGAGGCGAGTTTGTATTTGCAGATGTATCGGACGTTAATTTATCTGAACTTATCAATAAATTATCATCTATGGAAAAAGAAGAATTCGGTACAAAAAAGTTTACTGAATTTGATGAAAAATTTCAAATATTTTTGCTAATTGTTGTCATATTTTTGACTCTTGAATTTTTTATTTCCGAAAAGAAAAATCGTATTTTTAGTTCAATCGTGAATTTTATGGGAGCAAAAAAATGAGATTATTATTATTGATAATATTATTAATATTTTCCTTAACAGAATTTGCAAGCTCTAAAGATTCAAAGAGCCTCATTCGTGAAGGCAATAAGCTTTACAAGGAAGAGAAATTCAACGATGCTGAAATTAAGTATCGTAAGGCACAGGAAATTGGCAGCAGTCTTAAATCAACCTTTAATCTTGCCGATGCACTTTATAAACAAGGCAATTACGAGGAAGCTAAACAAAAATTTCAAGAACTGAGTTCTATGAACCTCGACAAAAATACCCTCGCCTCGGTTAACCATAATTTGGGTAACTCGCTATTTATGGAAGGTAATTACGAGGAAAGCATTAAAGCATTTAAAAATGCGCTCAAGTTGAACCCTGAGGATAACGATACACGATATAATCTCGAACTTGCACGCAGATACTTACAACAGCAGCAAGAGCAGCAGCAAAATCAGGATAATCAGCAAAATCAGGATAACAAGGACCAAAATAATCAAGAGCAGCAGCAAAATCAGGATAATCAGCAAAATCAGGATAATAAACAGCAGCAAAATAAAAACCGGAATCAAGATAATCAGCAAAATCAGGATAATAAACAACAGCAAAACCAAGGCGACTCCGGTGAAGAAAAGCAATCTGATAAGCAACCTAAGGATAAAGGCGAATCGAGACCTTATCAAATTTCGAAGGAAGATGCCGAAAGAATGCTGAATGCTATACAAAAAGACGAAAAAGAATTGCAGAAGAAACTAAAAAAACAAAAAGGCGAGCGAGCCAAAATAGAAAGGAACTGGTAGTATTTACTTTGTATTACTATTTGAAAGACGAATATGAAAAACATAACTTTAGCATTAATTCTAATATTTGCCGGCACTTTCATTGCCATTGCACAGGATTTCGATGCTACTGTCAGCAAGAATCCTGTTACAGTAGGCGAAAGATTTCAGGTTACATTTACTTTAAATATTGAAGGTTCTAATTTCAAAGCACCTGATTTCAAGGGATTTACTGTAATGAGTGGTCCAAGTCAGTCTCAAAACATACAAATTATTAATGGAGCTATGAAACGCTCTCTTGCATTTAGTTATGTTCTTGCAGCTGACAAAACCGGAGAATTCACTATTGGCTCAGCCACAATCACAAGCGATGGAAATACTTTAAAATCAAATACTGTTTTGGTCAAGGTACTTCCGGAAACTGACGTGCAAAAACAAAGACGTCAGCAAGAACTCGATCAGGAGAAAGCTCTTGGTGATCAGGCAATGCAAATTCTAAAAGATAATATTTTTGTAAAACTCAGTGTATCAAAAAGAGATGTTTATCAGGGCGAACAAATTACTGCGACTTATAAGCTTTTCATACATCCGGAATTAAATATTGTCCAGATTAATCCCTCTAAAATTCCATCTTTCAACGGATTTTGGACTCAGGAATTAAATATTGACAAAGTAAATTGGCAAAGAGAAATTGTAAACGGAGTACCTTTTAATGCTGCAGTAATTAAGCAGGTTGTTTTATTTCCACAGAGATCGGGGCAATTATCTATTGAACCTTATGAATTTGATATTATTGCTCGTTTGAAAGTGCAATCTCGCCGAAGAAACGACCCTTTCAGTTCTTTTTTTGATGACCCGTTCTTCGGAGGTTCTTACAGAGACTTTCCATATAAACCAAAATCAGAATCCTCCAGTATTAACGTAAAATCCCTTCCCGGCAACCAACCCGATAATTTTGCAGGCGCTGTCGGTAATCTCGGAATGGATGCCTGGCTGGATAAATCCAGTGTAAAAGCCGGTGAACCTCTAACTCTGAAAGTCAAAATTTCCGGAAGAGGAAATATGAAACTGATTGAACCGCTTAAAGTAAATTTTCCACCCGATTTCGAGGTTTACGACCCCAAAACTATTGACAATATATCAGTTTCTGCAGGCGGGGTGACAGGTAACATAACCTACGAATATTTATTTATTCCAAGAAATGCAGGCACTTATAAAATTGAGCCTGTTATATTCAGCTACTTTGATTTAACCAATAACTCATATAATTCGGTTCGCTCAGCAGAATTTGAAATATCAGTTGACAAAAGCGAGAAAACTATTTCCGGAAATGTGGTTTCAGGTGTTAGAAAAGAAGAAGTGCAATTAATCGGAAAAGACATAAGATTTATAAAGTTAACAAGCGGAAATTTGCAGAAAAACCGTATTAGTTTTATGTTCTCCGATTTGTTTTGGCTTATGCTTTTATTACCCCTTCTTATCTTTTTTATAATATTCTTCTGGCTCAGAAAACGTAAGAAGTTACAATCAGATATTTTATTATTTAAAAATAAACGAGCAACCAAAATATCCAGAAAAAGACTTTCTACTGCAAAAAAATATATGGCAAAATCTGAGCAGAATAAATTTTATGAAGAAATCAACAAAGCGATGTGGGGCTATTTAGGCGATAAACTTGCTATAAATACCTCCGAGCTTACTAAAGACAATGCCAGAAGAATTCTAAATGAATCAGGAGTGAGTGAATCTATGATTGATGAATTCTTAAATGCACTCGATTCTGCTGAATTTGCAAGATACGCTCCAAGTGCATCAAATCACGATATGAATTCAATTTATAAATCAGCAGTAAAATCAATTACTGATTTAGAAGGAGTATTAAGATGAAAATTAAACTTTTTATATTCAATTTAATATTTTTAGCAAGTATTAGTTTCTTGGTTTCTGCACCTGACGATGATTTCAAGAAAGCGAATGACTTTTTTAACCAAGGCAGCTTTCTTGAAGCAGCTGAATTATACAATCAGTTAATTGAAGAGGGCTATCGCGAAAGTGAAGTATATTACAATTTGGCAAATACTTATTTCCGACTTGAAAAAATCCCACTTTCGATACTGAATTATGAAAGAGCAAGAAAACTGAATCCGGGCGATGAAGATATTAATTTCAATCTTAAACTTGCAAACTTGCGAATAGTTGATAAATTTGAACCGGTACCGAAATTATTTCTCATTGAGTGGTATGAAGTTATTGTCAGATTTTTCTATTCAGGTGTCTGGGGCACGATTTCAGTCATTAGTTCATGGGTATTTTTTACTTCGCTTCTAATATTGTTTTTCTCAAATTTGCCATCTTTCCGAAAATATTTATCTTTGATCACAATTATTTCATTCTTCTCAATATTTATATCAGTATATTTCGGCTATGAAGCATATCACTTTGAAAATTCGAAAGTCGAAGCAATAATATTTAATCCAAGTGTTTATGTCAAAAGTGCACCTGACCCAAGCTCGACAGACTTATTCATACTTCATGAAGGCACGAAAGTTTATATCAGGGAAAGCATTGACAGTTGGCTTCAAATCCGTGTTGAAAATGGTGATATTGGATGGATTCAGAAAAACGAAATTGAAGTAATTTAGATAAATGAAATCAGGTAAAAGATATAATATTGCAATACTCAGCAAATCATTATTATTAATTGCATTTTCTTTATTTTCAATACTTAATCTTGCAAATGCTCAATCTGATTCAATCAAATCAATTCCTGTTGAAGTACTGAGAAGTGATTTAAATGCGTTGATTTCAAGTTCTGATTTTGCTAATGCCAATATAGGAATATGTGTACAATCGCTGGAAACAGGAGAATATATTTATCAGCATAATGAATCGAAAAATTTCATTCCTGCTTCAACTCAGAAAATTATCACTACAGCCGCCGGCTTGGATTTGCTTGGTGAAGATTTTCGGTTTTCAACTAAAATGTATTTAGATGGCAATTTAAGTCCAAACGGCATTTTTGCAGGAAATTTAATCCTACGCGGACTTGGTGATCCGACAATTTCAAAATATTTTTACAAAGAACCTCTTGAAATAATTGATAGCTGGGTCAGAAAGTTGGATTCATTGGGTATAACATCCATCAATGGTAATTTAATAGGTGATGACAGCTATTTCGACGATACATATTATGGTCCCGGTTGGTCCTGGGATGACTTCACGTTTTATTACTCAGCACAAGTATCGGCGCTGTCATTTAATGATAACAGAGTTGATTTTTATATATTTTCGGGAGATTCCGCCGGAGCTACAGCACGCTTGACTCCATATCCTGTTTCATCTTATTATCGGATAATTAATTCGATTAGAACGGTATCTGACAATTATAACAAAATTATTATTTCGAGAACTCCAAATGGGAATATTCTTAATCTTACAGGCTCAGTACCTTATGAATTAAGCCGAAAAACATCTCAAAATGTAAGTATAACCATTGATAATCCTACTCATTTTCTATTAGACCAATTTAAAAACAAGTTGATTGAGCATAATATTCGTTTTACAGGCGGTGTATTTCAAAAATCGTCATTTCATGAAAATATTGATTATACACAAATTAATCCAATTATTGAATTTTATTCACCATCTCTTAAAGATATAATTCCAATAGTAAATCAGGAAAGTCATAACTTAGCGGCTGAAATGCTTTTTAAGACATTGGGGAAAGAGAGCTCGGGAACAGGCTCATTCGAGTCAGGCAGTGAATTTGTTATGTCTTACTTGCAAAAAGCCGGAGTGAACACCCAGACAATCCGAATTCTTGACGGCTCCGGGCTTTCGCGTCTGAATTTAATTTCTCCTGATAATTTAGTGAAAGTACTAAATTATATATATCGTTCGCCATACAGCGAGAACTTCATGAATTCATTAGCAAAACCGGGTGACCCGGGAACTTTGAAACGAAGGATGACGCGCTCAAAAGCCGAAAAAAGTGTTCTTGCAAAAACAGGCTCGATGAATAATGTATCAGCAATTTGCGGCTATGTAACATCAGGTGACGGGGAAATATTTTCTTTCTCTATCATGATGCAAAATTTTACCGTTCCAATTACAATGGCTACAAATCTGCAAGATCTTATTTTAATGAGACTTTCAGGATTTTACAGGTAAAATAGAATTTGTATCAATCAAATCTACACAGCAATTAAATTCGGGAGTAGGAAGCGATAGTGCCGAATCTAAAAACAATTTTATTTGATGTAGCTTCTCATAGTCAATACAGTAATATAGCTTTTTGCCTTTTATATTTCCCCGAAGAATTCCAATATTCTTTAGTTCCTGAAGATGCTGGATAATTGTTGTTCGTTTGATTGGTAAATCCAACTGTAAGTCACTTGTGATACATTCATTTTCAAGAGCTATTTTTCTGATTATCATTAATCTCATAGGATTTGAAAGTACGCTTGCATAAGCAGCGACTTCCGCAATCATTTTATCATCAAAATTATCGTCTGTTAGCATTTTAATATCAAATTAATTCAAAAAATTTTAGAAACGAATAAAAACATTGTTTACTATATTTTTCAGTCAAATTTGATGCTTTTTTAAAGTTTAAATGTATTTTGTAACATAAAATGTTAATTTTATGTGAAAATATTAAAATATTATTTGCATAAAGTTAAAAATATTATTAATTTTACTTTTTGTTTTTGTCAAATATTGAAAAATATATATATAACAATATTTAATAAGAAGTAATTAATAATTTAATATAGAGAAAAAATCTCTGATTTTTGAAAAAACAATTAGGTAAATTATGAGTTTAAGCTTAATCGGAAAGTCCATTAGTGTTTCAGCGACGCTAAAACTAAACGAGATGGCGGCAATTCTCAGGCAAAAAGGAGAGCCGGTAATTCATCTCGGTGGCGGTGAGCCAAAGACAAAAGCACCGGTTGAAGCATTAATTGCAGCGGCCGGATTAATCAACAGCGGTGAGATAAGATATACTCCCGCCGATGGAATACCGGCTTTGAAAAAAGCAATTATCCGCTATACAGAAGAATTTTATAACAGAAAAGTCGAACCGGAAAATATTATCGCATCCGGTGGCGCCAAACAATCTCTTATGGTTGCTTTGGCGGCAA
This window of the Ignavibacteriota bacterium genome carries:
- a CDS encoding helix-turn-helix transcriptional regulator translates to MLTDDNFDDKMIAEVAAYASVLSNPMRLMIIRKIALENECITSDLQLDLPIKRTTIIQHLQELKNIGILRGNIKGKKLYYCIDYEKLHQIKLFLDSALSLPTPEFNCCVDLIDTNSILPVKS
- a CDS encoding protein BatD, which gives rise to MKNITLALILIFAGTFIAIAQDFDATVSKNPVTVGERFQVTFTLNIEGSNFKAPDFKGFTVMSGPSQSQNIQIINGAMKRSLAFSYVLAADKTGEFTIGSATITSDGNTLKSNTVLVKVLPETDVQKQRRQQELDQEKALGDQAMQILKDNIFVKLSVSKRDVYQGEQITATYKLFIHPELNIVQINPSKIPSFNGFWTQELNIDKVNWQREIVNGVPFNAAVIKQVVLFPQRSGQLSIEPYEFDIIARLKVQSRRRNDPFSSFFDDPFFGGSYRDFPYKPKSESSSINVKSLPGNQPDNFAGAVGNLGMDAWLDKSSVKAGEPLTLKVKISGRGNMKLIEPLKVNFPPDFEVYDPKTIDNISVSAGGVTGNITYEYLFIPRNAGTYKIEPVIFSYFDLTNNSYNSVRSAEFEISVDKSEKTISGNVVSGVRKEEVQLIGKDIRFIKLTSGNLQKNRISFMFSDLFWLMLLLPLLIFFIIFFWLRKRKKLQSDILLFKNKRATKISRKRLSTAKKYMAKSEQNKFYEEINKAMWGYLGDKLAINTSELTKDNARRILNESGVSESMIDEFLNALDSAEFARYAPSASNHDMNSIYKSAVKSITDLEGVLR
- a CDS encoding tetratricopeptide repeat protein — its product is MRLLLLIILLIFSLTEFASSKDSKSLIREGNKLYKEEKFNDAEIKYRKAQEIGSSLKSTFNLADALYKQGNYEEAKQKFQELSSMNLDKNTLASVNHNLGNSLFMEGNYEESIKAFKNALKLNPEDNDTRYNLELARRYLQQQQEQQQNQDNQQNQDNKDQNNQEQQQNQDNQQNQDNKQQQNKNRNQDNQQNQDNKQQQNQGDSGEEKQSDKQPKDKGESRPYQISKEDAERMLNAIQKDEKELQKKLKKQKGERAKIERNW
- a CDS encoding T9SS type A sorting domain-containing protein, whose translation is MYTGNFDFRNFFKIIWILILPLFLIPVNVFCDTLNVTRYFNELTDFTGIFDSPKYGLIISNSTGTYILDKETGKSDKIPGSNNGNFSNSTVIFEFEGNLYFNDKWNKLYIYDGDYAREISSGLKSYLIYNDKLYMLFDFEPRIQVHTKDEIFYTSIGETNDSPISELKIFNGTVYGYMWLNWSGNAYLFKFVENSPEYLIHPSFQNFPISGNYDMVRDFVVVVNNEIWFMSFQGLFKFTPPAGLNTEFDENMTLARIRHNSIELIDEYFVGYTQNNIYSFNLNTKEEKILLEFSNSNWRYKKIMDSIFYLIDNDIYKLNKSTMQVEQVLQSEYEIKTFHVSDNGLFVAYQDRINWYFGNGTKSFGGDGLYTNTFYSLAHDRKNDKIVALGKSGNHYLYQSYENNKWSHSFVPDSVVRTSYNDKSNLEIDYDGRYFFSFRNILAVKDGNIWTKHSFLRDPDSDNPNQRESYYIILTDSAGNVWINSNLSEYKSDGKHSQENSLWYYSNNKFNFQITSISDRTAGRLKNGICMPNGTIYFDVSEKYFLKFMNNRFFITKVSDGIDKPFTNDSRRLGISASNELITTYDYVKGWQMGYGNYTLEAGVSALRSDDTWDHDTYMEIALKYFKTADWMSVLTDKYNNTWLYRNDKWLRFNGNNTFKKFTPSISSPTFSPVGKKVILFKGDMWFATDGNGLFKVEVPDPVTSVTENHQEYRKVILSIEDNSSILRLQDKYEKYSICGIDASPIITGEYNNLINISTLPSGVYFIVVESDNNYIFEKFVVLR
- a CDS encoding VWA domain-containing protein, which translates into the protein MFEFENIEYLYGLTGVPVLFIVYYLFRRWRRKRLSSIGNMELVKSLIPDFTGFKPLLKFLFLIVAFTGVILALAGPRIGTKLEEVKRMGVEIIIAVDVSNSMLSEDIKPNRMERSKQAIMRLIDKLEDDRLGIIIFAGKSYLQLPLTTDYSAAKLITSTLSPDLVSLQGTAIGSAIELAIETFTDDDTKSKALIIITDGENHEDDAISAANKAIDKGIVIHTIGMGSSSGGPIPVYEGGRMSGYRKDRQGNTIMSKLDPEILQQIAVASGGEFVFADVSDVNLSELINKLSSMEKEEFGTKKFTEFDEKFQIFLLIVVIFLTLEFFISEKKNRIFSSIVNFMGAKK
- the dacB gene encoding D-alanyl-D-alanine carboxypeptidase/D-alanyl-D-alanine-endopeptidase codes for the protein MKSGKRYNIAILSKSLLLIAFSLFSILNLANAQSDSIKSIPVEVLRSDLNALISSSDFANANIGICVQSLETGEYIYQHNESKNFIPASTQKIITTAAGLDLLGEDFRFSTKMYLDGNLSPNGIFAGNLILRGLGDPTISKYFYKEPLEIIDSWVRKLDSLGITSINGNLIGDDSYFDDTYYGPGWSWDDFTFYYSAQVSALSFNDNRVDFYIFSGDSAGATARLTPYPVSSYYRIINSIRTVSDNYNKIIISRTPNGNILNLTGSVPYELSRKTSQNVSITIDNPTHFLLDQFKNKLIEHNIRFTGGVFQKSSFHENIDYTQINPIIEFYSPSLKDIIPIVNQESHNLAAEMLFKTLGKESSGTGSFESGSEFVMSYLQKAGVNTQTIRILDGSGLSRLNLISPDNLVKVLNYIYRSPYSENFMNSLAKPGDPGTLKRRMTRSKAEKSVLAKTGSMNNVSAICGYVTSGDGEIFSFSIMMQNFTVPITMATNLQDLILMRLSGFYR